In Desulfatiglans anilini DSM 4660, the genomic stretch CAGGCAAATCGATCAGGCCGTCGGCCGAGGGAAAGTGGTGGATGACCACCCCCCTTTTCTCGAGCGCAGCGGGGACCTGCCCCCTCAACGCCTCCGAAGCCGCGAGCCACGTCTCGGCATCGGAGTCCTGATTCAGGATCCTGGCCTCCGGCGGCGTCTTCAGGTGGGCATCCAGAACGATCCGCAGGGGATCCTTCCCTTTGCTCCGTTCGAGCCGGGTCGTCAACTCGGGGTCGTCGGCAAGGACCGTTCCCACCCCGACCATCACGGCATCTACACGATCGCGCAGACGATGGACAAACGCACGCGACGCCTCTCCGGTCACCCACCTGGAGCTCCCGGTCGCCGTGGCGGTCCAGCCGTCCAGGGTCATGGCGCTCTTGAGGATCACGAAGGGGCGCCCGGTGGTGACAAAGGCGTTGAAATCCTCGTTCAACCGCCGGCAGTCCTCGTCGAGAACGCCGGTGGTGACATCCAGGCCGTTGGCGACCAGATAGTCGCACCCGCCCCCGACTACATTCGGGTTCGGGTCCATCGCACCCACAACCACGCGCCGGATGCCGCTCCGAAGAATGGCGGCGGTGCAGGGCGGCGTCCGCCCCTGGTGGTTGCAGGGCTCCATGGTGACATACAGGGTGTCGCCGGGAGCCCGGCCGCCAACCTTGCTCAAGGCCTCGATCTCGGCATGCGGCAAACCGGCCTTGCGATGGTAGCCCGTTGCGACGATCTTGCCGTCCCTGACGATCACAGCGCCCACCGCCGGGTTGGGCGAGGTGCGCCCCAGCCCCTTCCGGGCCTCGCGCAGCGCGATCCGCATGAACCTCACATCGAGCGGTCCAGTTCCGCTTACGCCGCTGAAACGGTTTTTTCGAGAAGATTGCATGATCGGCTATCGCCTTTTTCCCGGCCCCTGTTTCAGCCGGGGTGTTGATTCAACGGCCTCATCCTCGGCAGACATCCATTCCGCTCACTCCGCCGGCGTCTCCTGCCGGGATTTCAGCATCCGCTCCAGTTCGCTCATGAACTCGTTGATATCGCGGAACTGCCGGTAGACTGAGGCGAACCGGACATAGGCCACTTCATCCCAATCCCTCAGCTCGTTGATCACCCGCTCCCCGATATCCGTGCTGGACAACTCCTTCTTGCCCGACTCCTGGAACTGCAGCTCCAGGGCGTCCACAAATTCTTCGATCCGGGTCATGCTGATGGGCCGCTTCTGGCACGCCTTCCGGATGCCCGAGATGATTTTTTCGCGGCTGAAGTTTTCTCTCCGGCCGTCTTTCTTCACCACCATGGGCAGAAGCTCTTCCAGCTTCTCATAGGTGGTGAACCGCCGGCCACACGCCAGGCACTCCCTGCGGCGGCGGATCATCCTCCCATCCTTGCTCAAACGGGAGTCGATGACTTTGTTGTTGATCTTTCCACAGTAGGGGCATTTCATCGCTCGACCCTGGTCATCCTCACCCCGGCCTCGGCCAGCATCCGGTCCGCCAGTTCGTCGTCATACCCCTCTCGGTAATAGACCTCGCGGATCCCTGCGTTGATGATCATCTTGGAGCAGATGACACAGGGCTTGTTGGTGCAATAGAGGGCGGAGCCGGCAATGGCGATCCCGTGGCAGGCCGCCTGCACGATGGCATTCTGCTCCGCATGCAGCCCGCGGCACAACTCATGCCGCTGACCCGAGGGGATGGAGGTGTCATTCCTCAGGCACCCGACCTCTGCGCAATGCGCGAGCCCCGCAGGAGCTCCGTTGTAGCCCGTCGCCAGAATGCGCTTGTCCTTCACCAGGACGGCCCCGACATGGCGCCGCAGGCAGGTCGACCGCGTCGCCACCGTCTCCGCGATGGTCATGAAATACTCCGGCCAGGAAGGCCGCGTCACACCACACCCCCCTCGAGGTGGGCGTAAACGGGGAACCGGCGGCACAACTCCCGCACCTCCCTGCCGACGGCCGCAAGCGTCTCCTCCGATTCCGGGCGCTCGAGCACGTTGCGGATCCAACCGGCGATCAGGCGCATTTCTTCGGCTCCCATCCCCCGCGTGGTCAGCGCCGGCGTCCCGAGCCGCAGGCCGCTCGTGATCTTCGGACCGCGCCGGTCATAGGGTATGGCGTTCTTGTTGGCGACGATGCCTGCCCTGACAAGGGCGGCCTCCGCATCCTTGCCCGTCAGGCTCCGGTTGCTCAGGTTGAGCAAAAGCAGGTGGTTGTCGGTCCCTCCGGAGACCAGTTCGAAGCCGAAGCCTATCAGTGCCTCACCCAGCACCTTCGCGTTCTGGACCACCTGCTTCTGGTAAGCGGTGAACTCCGTGCCGAGCGCCTCCCCCAGGGCCACCGCCTTGGCGGCGATCACATGCATCAGGGGGCCTCCCTGAATCCCCGGGAAGATCCCCTTGTCGAGTTTTTCCCCGTATCTCGCATCCGACAGGATGAGCCCGCCGCGAGGTCCGCGCAACGTTTTGTGGGTCGTGGTGGTCACGAAATCCGCCCGTCCGATCGGCGTCGGGTGCAACCCGGCCGCCACGAGGCCGGCGATATGCGCCATGTCGGCCATCAGGTAGGCGTCGTTCTCATGGGCGATTTCAGCGAAAAGATCGAAGTCGATGTAACGGGGGTAGGCGCTCGCACCGGCGATGATCAGACGCGGTTTGTGCCGCCGGGTCAGATCGCGCACCTGGTCGTAATCGATCCGGTGCGATTCGGGGTGCACGCCGTAGGACACCGCATTGTAGAGCTTCCCCGAAAAACTGACCGCGCTCCCGTGCGTCAGATGCCCCCCCTGGGCCAGCCCCATCCCCAGGATGGTGTCCCCCGGCTCCAGAAAAGAGATATAGATGCCCATGTTGGCCTGCGAACCGGAATGCGGCTGGACATTGGCGTATTCCGCCCCGAACAGCGTTCGGGCACGCTCGATGGCGAGATGCTCCACCGTGTCGACGTATTCGCATCCGCCGTAATAGCGCGCTCCGGGGTAACCCTCAGCATACTTGTTGGTCATCACGGAGCCCTGCGCCTCCATGACGGCGCGGCTGGCATAGTTCTCGGACGCAATCATGACGAGCCCGTCCTGCTCGCGCGCAACCTCCCGCCCTATGGCCTCGAAAACCTCACTGTCCGCTTCCTTCAAAGATCTGTCCCGCAACGTCCGCCCCTCAATCGAACTGCGACACCCGCAGCGCATGCCGACCCCCTTCGAAGGGGGTCTCGAGAAAAAGGTCCACCATCTCGAGGGCGATCCCCTCGCCGATCACCCGCCCGCCCATGGCGAGGACATTCGCGTCATTGTGCATACGCGCCATCCTGACCGTGTACAGTTCGTGGCACAGCGCCGCCCGCACCTTCCGATAGCGGTTGGCCACCATGCTCATCCCGATGCCGGTGCCGCAGATCAGGATGCCCCGCTCGTATTCGCCGTTCGCCACCGCCTGCGCCACCTGGTGTGCGACCCGCGGGTAATCTATGGAAGCACAGTCGAAGGTTCCCGCATCCACGACACGGTGGTTCGACGTTTCGCTCAAATGGCGCCTGCAGGCCTCTTTGAGCCCGAAGCCGGCATGGTCTGAACCGATGATAATATTCATGATATCCGTCTTTTTTCTGCAGCGGGAAAGCGCGGCGCCGTCCCCTGCCTAAAATGATCGCCCCCTTATCGAGCCTCGGGCTCGTAGCGTTTGAAAAGCAGCGAAGCGTTGGTCCCTCCAAAGCCGAAAGAATTGGACATGACAGTCCGCACCGCGGCCTGACGGGCGACGTTCGGGACATAATCGAGGTCGCATTCCGGGTCAGGGGTCTCATAATTGATCGTCGGGGGAATGATGCCCTCCTTCAGGGTCAAGACCGAAAAGATGGCTTCCACGCCGCCCGCCCCGCCCAGCAAATGACCGGTCATCGATTTGGTCGAACTTACGGCGATCTTCGCGGCATGCTCCCCGAAGACGGCCTTGATCGCGCGGTTTTCCGCGGCATCGTTCAATTTCGTGGAGGTGCCGTGGGCGTTGATGCAATCGATTTCTTCGGGCTTCATGCCGGCGAAGTCAAGTGCCATCCGCATGCAGAGGATCGCTCCCGCCCCGTCCGGATGCGGCGCGGAGACATGGTGGGCATCCCCGCTGAGCCCGTAGCCGACGATCTCGGCATAGATCGGCGCGCCCCTGGATCTGGCGTGTTCGAGTTCTTCGAGGATCAGGATCCCCGCGCCCTCTCCCATGATAAACCCGTCCCGGTCTAGATCGAAAGGACGGGAGGCCTTCTCGGGTTCGTCGTTGCGCGTGGACAGGGCCTTCATCGAACAGAATCCACCGAGCGCGAGCGGAGTGACCACCGCCTCGGCCCCGCCGGTGATCATGGCATCGCACACCCCCTCACGGATCATTCGAAAGGACTCCCCGACGGCGTGCGCGCTCGCCGCACACGCCGTCTCGATCGAAAGGTTCGGCCCCATGGCTCCGAATTCGATGGCGATCTGGCCCGGAGCCATATTGGCGATGATCCCTGGAATGAAGAAGGGGCTGATTCTCCGAGGCCCCTTTTCCAGCAGAACCTCGTGATAATGCTCCAGCATGGCCAAGCCGCCCAGGCCGGAGCCCGTAACGCAGCCCACGCGCCCGGCATTGGATGCATCGATCTTGAGGCCCGAGTCCGCCATCGCCATCTTCGCCGAGGCCACGGCATAATGGATGAACACGTCGAACCGCCTGATTTCCTGCTTATCCATGAAATCGGACGGATCGAAATCCTTGACCTCTCCAGCGATCTGGCTCGCGAAGGGCGACGGATCGAACTTCGTGATCCGGCCGATGCCCGATTTCCCGGCGATGACCGCCTCCCAATTTTTCTGTACGCCGGTTCCGAGAGGGCTCACCATGCCCATGCCCGTTATGACAACCCGCTTGGCCATCCTCTGCCTCCATCTGACTCTTGGTTCGGCCCCACGGAGGCTCCGCGCTCGTGGAGGACCTCACCCGCAGGGCCTGGACGGTAGAATCCGGAGGAATCAACCGATCGTTTTCTTGATGTAGTTGATGGCGTCCTGGACCGTGGCGATTTTTTCCGCGTCTTCATCCGGGATCGAAATATCGAACTCTTCTTCCATCGCCATGATCAGTTCGACCTGATCCAGCGAATCAGCCCCAAGATCGTCCACGAAAGAGGCCTCGGGAACCACGTCTTCCTCGGGCACATCCAGCTGTTCACAGATAATCTTCTTAACCTTTTCTTCCACCTGACCCATTATTGCGTTACCTCCTTGAAATCGTAAAGGAACCCGTAATCTCACCCTGGCGCGGGCCAGCCGGCACGGCCGACCGGGCCCGCACAATGTACCCGAAGCCCCGCCCAAAAGCAATGGCTCTCGGAATTTTACATGTACAGCCCGCCGTTGACGTGGATGACCTGCCCCGTCAGATAGGCGGCCTTGTTCGAACAGAGCCAGTAAACCGCGTTGGCCACATCCTCGGACTGCCCCATCCTGCCCAGAGGAATCTGCTCGATAAAGCTTGCCTTCACCTTCTCGGGCAGGACCGCCGTCATATCCGTCTCGATGAAACCCGGGGCCACCGCATTGACTCGGATCGCACGGGAGGCCACCTCACGCGCCACGCTCCGGGTAAACCCCAGGATCCCCGCCTTCGAAGCTGCGTAGTTGCCCTGTCCGAAATTGCCGCGTTCGGCCACGACCGACGAGATGCTGACGATGCAGCCCGCCCGCTGCTTCATCATCGGCTTCAATACGGCCTGAGTGCAGTTGAAGACGCTTTTCAGGTTCACCCGGATGACGGCGTCCCATTCCTCTTCGCTCATCCGCACGAGGATCTTGTCGCGGGTGATGCCGGCATTGTTCACCAGGACATCGACGCGGCCGAACCGCTCGACGATGTCATCTATCAGCGCCGCCGCCGCAGCGTAGGAAGAGATGTCGACACGGTGGCTCTCCGCCTCGACCCCCCGCGACTTTAACACGGCAAGGGTCTCGTCGGCGGCTGTCTCGTCCGGATCATAGTGGGCCAGGACCAGGCGGGCGCCTTCTTCCGCAAAGGCATAGGCCGTGGCCCGGCCGATTCCCCTGGATCCTCCTGTGATCAATACGATTCGGGAAGCTATTTCTCCCATTCTCTCACCTCGATGACTCCGCTCCGACCGCTGGCCGCCCCGGGCCCCGGCAAAAGAGCGCGTCAGGAAACCAGCTGTTTCTCATCGCCGTTGTTCAGGGAACTGACCGACATCAACTGCTCGGCCATCTTATCCAGCACCCGGTTTTCGACATAACGGGCCGACAGGATGACGGCATTCTTGATGGCCCTGGGCGGCGACCCGCCGTGGCACACCATGCCGACGCCCTGAATCCCCAGAAGCGGCGCCCCGCCGTACTCGGCATAATCGAGCACCCTGCGCGCCCGCGCCAGGGCGCGCCCCCCGGCCAACAGCAACAGGCGGCCCGCCGCCGACCGGCGCAGTTCGGCCCGCATCAACGCCTCCATCTGATCACTCAAGCCTTCGATCAGCTTAAGGACTACGTTGCCCACAAAGCCATCGCAGACGATGACATCGGCCGCGCCCGAAAGGATGTCCCGCCCTTCGACATTCCCGATGAAATGGAGGGGGCTTCGCCGGAAGAGATCCCAGGCCGCGCGCACCTGCTCGTTTCCCTTGCTGACCTCTTCACCGATGTTCAGGAGGGCGGTTCTCGGCCGACGGACTCCGAAACAGGCCGCGGAGAACGCATGCGCCATCAAACCGAACTGCAGGAGATGCGACGGCCGGCAGTCCACGTTCGCACCAGCGTCGATGAGGACTACGGGGCCTGATGGCGAAGGAAGCAGGGTTGCGATGCCCGGCCGATCGACGCCATCGAGCTTGCCGAGCGTCAGAAGCCCCGCAGCCAGCGTAGCGCCCGAGTTGCCGGCGCTGACCACCGCCTGCGCCTTGCCCGCCTTGACAAGTTCGAACGCTACACGGATGGAGGCGCTCTTCTTGCCGCGGACCGCCTTCAGCGGCGATTCGCCCATCTCCACGACATCTTCGCAGTGATGGACGGAAACGCGCGACTCGCCGCGCTGAGAACGGAGGGACCGGCGGATCTCCGGCTCACGGCCCACCAGGAGCACCTCGATGCCGCGTTCTTTGGCTGCCGCAACGGCCCCCTCGACGACGGCGTCCGGTGCAAAATCCCCACCCATGGCATCAACCGCTACGATCATGCCAGCCCGTATCCATGCTTACAAACGCGTTTCCCTGCAGGGGTCCTTCGCCTCAAGGCGCGCCGAGGTTCGCAAAAAAGACCCTTTCCGGATGCAAATCAACTCTCTTCTTTGGCGATCACCACTCTGCCTTTGTAGGTGCCGCACTCAGGGCATACCCGATGGGGAAGCACCGGCTCATGGCACTGCGGGCACGTGGACAGGTTGGGAAGTGTTACATGGTCATGCGCCCTGCGCGTATCACGCTTCGCTCTGGATTTACGTTTCTTGGGAACAGCCATATCGTTTATCAATCTCCTTGGATCTTTAAGGTTTTCAATTTAGCAAAGGCCGGATTCGTCCGGTCTTCCTCGCAGCGGCAGGCCGCTTCGTTCAGGTTCACCCCGCAGCGGGGGCAGATCCCCCGGCAGTCTTCCCGGCAAATCAGTTTCATCGGCAGCGACAGATAGATCTGCTCCCGGACCAGCTCGGCCAGATCGATTTCGTTGGTGGTGATATAATCGGTGGCGAGGTCCTCCTCGGTCAGCTCGATCTCGTCTGCGCCCTCCCCGGCCGGAGGCAGCACCAGGAACAAACGGAACGAGGCATCGACCGGGAGGATATAGGTCTCGAGGCAGCGGTCACAGGGAACCTTCAGCCTCCCGCTCACACGCCCTTCCAGGACGAACTTGGTGCCCAACCGGGACAGCGTCGCCGAGACGGAAACGGGTCCATCCAGCCCCAGAATGGGATCGTCGGGGCCTTCGGACCGCCACCAGCCCGGCGTCAGCTCAAAGCTGAACTCCCGGTGGGGCGCAGTGATGGTTCGCAGATCGATGATCAACGGGCTGGATCCTTTCCGGCCGCCGCCCGGCCGCTGTTTCCGCTGGACGAGCCCCGCCCGTTCGACGGCCATATAAACCGCATCGACACCATTCGGACTCTTCAATCCGGTTTCCATCCGAAACAGCCTGCGACGAGCAGGCTCCCATCAGAAAACCATCCCTTTTCGCGCCGCTTGAAGGACCTGCGGGCAGCGCTCCATGGGGCGCTTTTCCGGACCTGACCATCCGGCTTCCCGGACATCCCCGCGGCCCGGCATCCCATCAAAAAAATAAAAGATTTAGTATATAAATAGACTTACCAATGTCAAGAATTTAATTCCTGCAGCCCTATCAGAGGCCATTTTAACAAAATTAAACGTGTTTTTTTCATTTTTTATTTTTTTATTGACGTTTGCCATACATTTGTGATATTTATCGAATTCAAGATTTTCATAGGTCGAAACGCGCAATCGTGCTCGCTTTAAACCCCGCCTTGACGTCATCTATGTGGAAGCCGCGCCAAAATCTCAATTATTATGAAAAGCTCCGACGCTCTCTCTATGAAATCCTCCGAGACTCCCTCGAGCGGCAGCTCATGAAGACCGCCCTAGTCGATTCCTTCTACAATTATGAGAGAGAAGGCCTCGAATACCCGTTCGTCGACCGGAGCGAACTCAAACCCAAATCCAAGCGGATGGAAAAGGAATCCGCCCTCGACAACACCTTCATCGTCATCTTCTGCGAAGGGAAACTCCAGCCGCAGCACAAGACCTATATCCGGTTCTTCCCTGAAAACGCCGTCATCAAGAAAAACCTGTCCTATCTGGCCAATTTCGCTCTTTACAAACGATTTCACCGGAACCTGCGCTATTTTGAAACGCCCGGCTTCTTCGACCTCGTGGAGGGGCTGCTCAACATCGACTACGCCCTGCTGATCCAGCAGGATCCCACCGTTGTGAAGCGCAACCGGTACGCCCTCACGCATTTCCATGTCAAGATCGACTGGCCGATCGCCGAGGCCGCCCAAGATCTCGCGAAGGGGCTTCGCTACATCCAGAACCACCTGTACGAAAACGGCGACAAGCAGGGGCGCATCCTGCAGAACAAACTCTTCGAATACTACGGGTGCCATCACAGCGTCGGGGGGAGGCGAACAGCCGGACTCATCGCCGCGCAGCTTCTCCGGTCCCTCGATTGCATATCGACCGCGTTCGTCTCGAGTTCGGAATCCCGCAGCATGTACAAATACTCAGAGTCCGGGGTCTCCAAGTTCTTTCTCGTCCAACTGAACGACCGTCAGATCGAAGAGCTCAGCGGAAAGGTGGGAGGGGGCCCGGACGCCTTCAAGACCGGCTACCTCTATCCAGCCGAGGGTTTTTCCATCGGCATCGCCGAGGCCCGTTACAGCCACACGGCTTATGGCCGCCCCCCGGAAGACGGCAAGCTCCGCAAGCTCAAGCCGGCCTACAACTGGCTGCGGCTGGAAGACGAGTTCCTCCATCCGCGGATCACAGCCCTCAACGCCCAGCCGATCAGCTACAACTGGGTGTACAGCAGCAGCCCCGAATCGTCCCCCCGGCCGCCTTCCTGAGCGGTGCGCCGCACAGGAGCCTCATCTTTCGAGCGCCAGAAACCACACCCCTGGTCCCCGCCGGCATCGCAGGATATGCACATCGCGCTCCTCGGTGCAAACCTTGAAATAATCATCCTGCTCCCCATACCAGCGGTCCAGGATCTCCACGATCCGGTGCTCCCTCCCCTTGTACTCGAAGGCGGTGGGCCGCTCGTCGGCCTTGTACCCCGAGTAGGCCTTCACCCGCACCGACAGCCACAACGATGTCATGTCCTTTCCCCCGGCAGGGGTCGCCCAAGCATGCCCCGCGCAAGATCAGCCGCTCATTGCCGTGCTCCGCATCAAGATCCGCTTGTTTCTTCCGAATTATTTATACTATATTGAATGCTTGTTTCGATCCAGAAACAAGTGGGTCAGGACAACCTATGCGGCCGACTCATCTGGTTTCCATCCGGAAATGGTCTTTTTGGCCAATCTCGGCGTC encodes the following:
- the ribD gene encoding bifunctional diaminohydroxyphosphoribosylaminopyrimidine deaminase/5-amino-6-(5-phosphoribosylamino)uracil reductase RibD, with the protein product MQSSRKNRFSGVSGTGPLDVRFMRIALREARKGLGRTSPNPAVGAVIVRDGKIVATGYHRKAGLPHAEIEALSKVGGRAPGDTLYVTMEPCNHQGRTPPCTAAILRSGIRRVVVGAMDPNPNVVGGGCDYLVANGLDVTTGVLDEDCRRLNEDFNAFVTTGRPFVILKSAMTLDGWTATATGSSRWVTGEASRAFVHRLRDRVDAVMVGVGTVLADDPELTTRLERSKGKDPLRIVLDAHLKTPPEARILNQDSDAETWLAASEALRGQVPAALEKRGVVIHHFPSADGLIDLPALLDWLGSKMVTSILVEGGSRVAGSLIRQRLVNKFYLFKAPKLLAGDDGIPMVAGPGFQDMAACLVLRDIDVQRFGDDIMVAGYPDYR
- the nrdR gene encoding transcriptional regulator NrdR — its product is MKCPYCGKINNKVIDSRLSKDGRMIRRRRECLACGRRFTTYEKLEELLPMVVKKDGRRENFSREKIISGIRKACQKRPISMTRIEEFVDALELQFQESGKKELSSTDIGERVINELRDWDEVAYVRFASVYRQFRDINEFMSELERMLKSRQETPAE
- a CDS encoding deoxycytidylate deaminase — encoded protein: MTRPSWPEYFMTIAETVATRSTCLRRHVGAVLVKDKRILATGYNGAPAGLAHCAEVGCLRNDTSIPSGQRHELCRGLHAEQNAIVQAACHGIAIAGSALYCTNKPCVICSKMIINAGIREVYYREGYDDELADRMLAEAGVRMTRVER
- the glyA gene encoding serine hydroxymethyltransferase, translating into MRDRSLKEADSEVFEAIGREVAREQDGLVMIASENYASRAVMEAQGSVMTNKYAEGYPGARYYGGCEYVDTVEHLAIERARTLFGAEYANVQPHSGSQANMGIYISFLEPGDTILGMGLAQGGHLTHGSAVSFSGKLYNAVSYGVHPESHRIDYDQVRDLTRRHKPRLIIAGASAYPRYIDFDLFAEIAHENDAYLMADMAHIAGLVAAGLHPTPIGRADFVTTTTHKTLRGPRGGLILSDARYGEKLDKGIFPGIQGGPLMHVIAAKAVALGEALGTEFTAYQKQVVQNAKVLGEALIGFGFELVSGGTDNHLLLLNLSNRSLTGKDAEAALVRAGIVANKNAIPYDRRGPKITSGLRLGTPALTTRGMGAEEMRLIAGWIRNVLERPESEETLAAVGREVRELCRRFPVYAHLEGGVV
- the rpiB gene encoding ribose 5-phosphate isomerase B, which codes for MNIIIGSDHAGFGLKEACRRHLSETSNHRVVDAGTFDCASIDYPRVAHQVAQAVANGEYERGILICGTGIGMSMVANRYRKVRAALCHELYTVRMARMHNDANVLAMGGRVIGEGIALEMVDLFLETPFEGGRHALRVSQFD
- the fabF gene encoding beta-ketoacyl-ACP synthase II, whose amino-acid sequence is MAKRVVITGMGMVSPLGTGVQKNWEAVIAGKSGIGRITKFDPSPFASQIAGEVKDFDPSDFMDKQEIRRFDVFIHYAVASAKMAMADSGLKIDASNAGRVGCVTGSGLGGLAMLEHYHEVLLEKGPRRISPFFIPGIIANMAPGQIAIEFGAMGPNLSIETACAASAHAVGESFRMIREGVCDAMITGGAEAVVTPLALGGFCSMKALSTRNDEPEKASRPFDLDRDGFIMGEGAGILILEELEHARSRGAPIYAEIVGYGLSGDAHHVSAPHPDGAGAILCMRMALDFAGMKPEEIDCINAHGTSTKLNDAAENRAIKAVFGEHAAKIAVSSTKSMTGHLLGGAGGVEAIFSVLTLKEGIIPPTINYETPDPECDLDYVPNVARQAAVRTVMSNSFGFGGTNASLLFKRYEPEAR
- the acpP gene encoding acyl carrier protein, translated to MGQVEEKVKKIICEQLDVPEEDVVPEASFVDDLGADSLDQVELIMAMEEEFDISIPDEDAEKIATVQDAINYIKKTIG
- the fabG gene encoding 3-oxoacyl-[acyl-carrier-protein] reductase; the protein is MGEIASRIVLITGGSRGIGRATAYAFAEEGARLVLAHYDPDETAADETLAVLKSRGVEAESHRVDISSYAAAAALIDDIVERFGRVDVLVNNAGITRDKILVRMSEEEWDAVIRVNLKSVFNCTQAVLKPMMKQRAGCIVSISSVVAERGNFGQGNYAASKAGILGFTRSVAREVASRAIRVNAVAPGFIETDMTAVLPEKVKASFIEQIPLGRMGQSEDVANAVYWLCSNKAAYLTGQVIHVNGGLYM
- the plsX gene encoding phosphate acyltransferase PlsX, which produces MIVAVDAMGGDFAPDAVVEGAVAAAKERGIEVLLVGREPEIRRSLRSQRGESRVSVHHCEDVVEMGESPLKAVRGKKSASIRVAFELVKAGKAQAVVSAGNSGATLAAGLLTLGKLDGVDRPGIATLLPSPSGPVVLIDAGANVDCRPSHLLQFGLMAHAFSAACFGVRRPRTALLNIGEEVSKGNEQVRAAWDLFRRSPLHFIGNVEGRDILSGAADVIVCDGFVGNVVLKLIEGLSDQMEALMRAELRRSAAGRLLLLAGGRALARARRVLDYAEYGGAPLLGIQGVGMVCHGGSPPRAIKNAVILSARYVENRVLDKMAEQLMSVSSLNNGDEKQLVS
- the rpmF gene encoding 50S ribosomal protein L32, translated to MAVPKKRKSRAKRDTRRAHDHVTLPNLSTCPQCHEPVLPHRVCPECGTYKGRVVIAKEES
- a CDS encoding YceD family protein encodes the protein METGLKSPNGVDAVYMAVERAGLVQRKQRPGGGRKGSSPLIIDLRTITAPHREFSFELTPGWWRSEGPDDPILGLDGPVSVSATLSRLGTKFVLEGRVSGRLKVPCDRCLETYILPVDASFRLFLVLPPAGEGADEIELTEEDLATDYITTNEIDLAELVREQIYLSLPMKLICREDCRGICPRCGVNLNEAACRCEEDRTNPAFAKLKTLKIQGD